A genomic stretch from Microtus pennsylvanicus isolate mMicPen1 chromosome 9, mMicPen1.hap1, whole genome shotgun sequence includes:
- the LOC142856874 gene encoding beta-defensin 14-like, producing MRLHYLLFAFLILFLVPAPGDAFIHKTLRKIYCKIRGGRCALFSCIKTEEQIGQCSKRGRKCCRNKK from the exons ATGAGGCTCCATTATCTGCTATTTGCATTCCTCATCTTGTTCTTGGTGCCTGCTCCAG GCGATGCATTCATCCATAAAACCCTCCGAAAAATATACTGCAAAATAAGAGGCGGCCGGTGTGCTCTGTTTAGCTGTATTAAAACGGAAGAACAAATAGGCCAGTGTTCTAAAAGAGGTCGGAAATGCTGCCGGAATAAGAAGTAG